The following coding sequences lie in one Hippopotamus amphibius kiboko isolate mHipAmp2 chromosome 17, mHipAmp2.hap2, whole genome shotgun sequence genomic window:
- the KCNJ12 gene encoding ATP-sensitive inward rectifier potassium channel 12 isoform X2: MNTPGLANPYSIVSSEEDGLHLVTMSGANGFGNGKVHTRRRGRNRFVKKNGQCNIEFANMDEKSQRYLADMFTTCVDIRWRYMLLIFSLAFLASWLLFGVIFWVIAVAHGDLEPAEGRGRTPCVLQVHGFMAAFLFSIETQTTIGYGLRCVTEECPVAVFMVVAQSIVGCIIDSFMIGAIMAKMARPKKRAQTLLFSHNAVVALRDGKLCLMWRVGNLRKSHIVEAHVRAQLIKPRVTEEGEYIPLDQIDIDVGFDKGLDRIFLVSPITILHEIDEASPLFGISRQDLETDDFEIVVILEGMVEATAMTTQARSSYLANEILWGHRFEPVLFEEKNQYKIDYSHFHKTYEVPSTPRCSAKDLVENKFLLPSANSFCYENELAFLSRDEEDEADGEQDGHGPQARRDCDRPQVSAALEQRPYRRESEI; encoded by the coding sequence atGAACACGCCCGGCCTCGCCAACCCCTACAGCATCGTGTCGTCGGAGGAGGACGGGCTGCACTTGGTCACCATGTCGGGTGCCAACGGCTTCGGCAACGGCAAGGTGCACACACGGCGCAGGGGCCGGAACCGCTTCGTCAAGAAGAACGGCCAGTGTAACATCGAGTTCGCCAACATGGATGAGAAGTCGCAGCGTTACCTAGCGGACATGTTCACCACGTGCGTGGACATCCGCTGGCGCTACATGCTGCTCATCTTCTCGCTGGCCTTCCTCGCCTCCTGGCTGCTGTTCGGGGTCATCTTCTGGGTCATCGCCGTGGCCCACGGGGACCTGGAGCCGGCTGAGGGCCGCGGCCGCACGCCCTGCGTGCTGCAGGTGCACGGCTTCATGGCGGCCTTCCTCTTCTCCATTGAGACGCAGACCACCATCGGCTACGGGCTGCGCTGCGTCACCGAGGAGTGCCCGGTGGCCGTGTTCATGGTGGTGGCGCAGTCCATCGTGGGCTGCATCATCGACTCCTTCATGATCGGTGCCATCATGGCCAAGATGGCGCGGCCCAAGAAGCGCGCGCAGACGCTGCTCTTCAGCCACAACGCGGTGGTGGCACTGCGTGACGGCAAGCTCTGCCTCATGTGGCGCGTGGGCAACCTGCGCAAAAGCCACATCGTGGAGGCCCACGTGCGGGCCCAGCTCATCAAGCCCCGGGTGACGGAGGAGGGTGAGTACATCCCGCTGGACCAGATTGACATCGATGTCGGCTTTGACAAGGGCCTGGACCGCATCTTCCTGGTGTCGCCCATCACCATCCTGCACGAGATTGATGAGGCCAGCCCGCTGTTTGGCATCAGCCGGCAGGACCTGGAGACGGACGACTTCGAGATCGTGGTCATCCTGGAGGGCATGGTGGAGGCCACGGCCATGACCACGCAGGCCCGCAGCTCCTACCTGGCCAACGAGATCCTGTGGGGCCACCGCTTCGAGCCCGTCCTGTTCGAGGAGAAGAACCAGTACAAGATCGATTACTCGCACTTCCACAAGACGTACGAGGTGCCGTCCACGCCCCGCTGCAGCGCCAAGGACCTGGTGGAGAACAAGTTCCTGCTGCCCAGCGCCAACTCCTTCTGCTATGAGAACGAGCTGGCCTTCCTGAGCCGCGACGAGGAGGACGAGGCGGACGGAGAGCAAGACGGCCATGGCCCCCAGGCCAGGCGCGACTGTGACAGACCCCAGGTCAGCGCTGCCCTCGAGCAGCGGCCCTACAGACGGGAGTCCGAGATCTGA